A region of Peromyscus maniculatus bairdii isolate BWxNUB_F1_BW_parent chromosome 7, HU_Pman_BW_mat_3.1, whole genome shotgun sequence DNA encodes the following proteins:
- the Tmem218 gene encoding transmembrane protein 218 isoform X2 translates to MLRVSFPVSLQRNTSVYFHCIQIIRMAGMVLGVGAGVFLLALIWVLVLLLCVLLSRASGIARFSIVFVFLGALIITTILLLFPRASEFPAPEMETKIVDAFFIGRYVLLAFLSAVFLGGLFLLLTHHVLEPIYAKPLRSC, encoded by the exons atgCTTAGAGTCTCTTTTCCAGTAAGCTTACAACGGAACACCTCAGTCTATTTCCATTGTATTCAAATCATAAG GATGGCTGGCATGGTGCTGGGAGTGGGTGCTGGCGTGTTCCTCCTCGCTCTGATCTGGGTGTtggtgctgctgctgtgtgtgctgttATCCAGAGCCTCTGGGATAGCTAG GTTCTCCATTGTCTTTGTCTTCCTTGGTGCTCTGATAATCACTACAATTCTTCTGCTTTTCCCTCGAGCCAGTGAATTCCCAGCCCCAGAGATGGAAACGAAG ATTGTGGATGCCTTTTTCATCGGCCGCTATGTCCTGCTGGCTTTCCTCAGTGCAGTCTTTCTTGGAGGCCTCTTCTTGCTTCTTACTCATCATGTGCTGGAACCAATCTATGCCAAACCACTGCGGTCCTGCTGA